In a single window of the Penaeus monodon isolate SGIC_2016 chromosome 3, NSTDA_Pmon_1, whole genome shotgun sequence genome:
- the LOC119592993 gene encoding uncharacterized protein LOC119592993 isoform X5: protein MVSWRVCGWCSGGRGRRQQYRYEVVYRRDDSLYSGPDYLESLPGGRASLSPAPRHPHHAHYHLHHAHPQPRHYPPPRRQRPSPPRLHPVPADAFARQNRVNHILTAFNHRQPPRRPHSAYRGPWLSSGDLGAPVAPRTGILPQWRSAPLLPPNYRDPSVSSRDLSRDTSRDISLASSSAHSTKPLLPHPHAHRPPPLITTAATPSPSKPPHSPRTPLSPGPPGYSEAFTFSPLHQLAAGSLTRDLRQYLNTRFQKGSVDHELQNTIRDNVYLRTVPVTTRSPRQGEVNGVDYTFLSKEEFRALQRSGNLLESGVFEGHEYGTPVPSPISSALQQRHTAERITRHRLRYRMPSVTSHNSSETFPSPVMERRRLPPLLTPWMGMRRGRAALPSDDAPPSEPQSEPGLDPDAHTEPLDGNNLLRSFSLPMKQPRAGKYGSDKIKTLPGRLLKGVQRPSLRELNRTFSANEIKEYFIRNGSQRYRMGENELRGQAYMSSKHETSLPINHSTGTFTRRASSRDKNSPMRKSKSLASFSVDPDYKSMPISYLIAQTLLTQPKQKTRRRTLSDESITEESDLESLFGGSEDGDTIVGSDSNTDSTSDDSDTLSIHSEVLTNVHRVYDRKPQATSVDHIYWIPNVKSISADNLSLLSNEESVDPVVVPNIHRVYDRKPQTTPVDHEESVDPVDAIPIFPSRQNIDQNTPSFYTTVVRSNPNPPAPESTSTEVCLTLGSCFPEFHHDVLSYDEEVNNIIGINQEETLSDTSDSAFLSTPQALSVSPDGTAMETASYTDSDISSVNLDDFMYDSGFEKQSDRCGSSSSGSVNIYRVNHSIQDTETSKYVMIYDSSDIKITSVEKPPLPPRSSSLKKYLEINTVNKEELLERQNEAKKRITENIVSKEHKAVVEKNIGQKNPSNQKSVCGPSAMDVQCPAKGANVSPVTDGCSTEMESDSFSAYENSGEDLIDHPKINGFIKHGRTSLKSSSKQIHEHPQNKCGLIPKSNRDTYIRLVNSLENLYVKKAGNKKWIKESEVLDFTLDVNSSSDKVDNPQSSDVKSGLQQNNSVIASKYDGNEFTRVGNNPNSSEVRVADSRKDSISSSTSSARSNEYLKPMNDLSMCSALSQEEANSNDKQKNCKSLPIKTPRVSKSRHFAAANNFPHIDAQGVLELKGVGRVYSNIKEDKSPNFNIKGRKGAHCVPAPPPQRTLFISRNAPTRFSVVKTPHERQRRAIQQQGNRLRNSIRSSLKSAMESRLSDEDKRSPIVDRRDSPENERKFINRLLWQTENRNEWCRSLGADHRFWSSGESCYNAQSGNHYGTPKPPSLPPDHLSRGPAGAAVLPGAHPSSEGKRRRNRSNVEAMAANTTSTEPPPDSPKHPYPPGTHYSPPGMHQGMVAEEGGMQLQPPDSPTSGELGPLPSNWEKAYTENGEPYYIDHVAGTSSWLDPRLARVQKRNAEECGEDELPFGWERIDDPQYGTYYIDHVNRKTQYENPVVMAKKQPMEQGGGNSPAEGGNNTFPRQKKTANEGNSVGAPNTSDGPQPPPGSGPKRANSECDLKSSHTGLMLYLPCLPCLASEGKDSKLQVQAQQTYIRVHNRMDKNSLPRPRSLSPNHKHPDSSQKHSNLNFRQNLTISGPMDPIHIASGTPHKANNLSQSPQVSKPNNLAISPNNFYPPDQISSASKQSNASRNQKPTLSHGIRNQEVKNPTFNQTIVPNFAKPHFPNYQNLAPKSLRLRIPQASSSPKGPMPMFSSPYNSLRYNYSTGSSPLQYSPSHNVRGSPPQFPTPAPYPLTRFLSSPLPSTQDLAYPVIHHQRSYSSYYPYSVLTPSASPLYRPSEDPIVSAVSLRRKDHSGQGIIFTRNPAELQGEFIRTSLVKSSRGLGFTIVGGDDNEEEFLQIKSVVPNGPAWQDGKLRTGDVLVYVGDTCVLGYTHADVVNMFQNIDPGRTVYLEVCRGYPLPFDPNDPNTEIVTTVAVTTADARSSKSGFCEGYERSRNNSSESMNTAKSMPDLSNPERVQEVPRPGSADLLSSENFDHTPDILDFYPSALSKPEYLTIPIVKGTNGFGFTIADSAYGQKVKKILDRVRCKNLIEGDILVDINNINVKGMSHTEVVQVLKDCAQGQEAVIMVQRGGLNSPTKSRGIRKDQTSPKKSGVASGLFRSKTPTADMYSSQPKEVIPNRPKTPLVDTRNRPKTPNVMSSVDISNTVDGNRQLEGNMDYRPPYTPTSVHAPYPGAFSYTGGQGDSQYDSKVNTMSAQMGQVSLEQNNYENYIGEMNRNAGQDSQGDGQVPPQNSYYYHNDLYAQDGYYQQQADHYEYDMKRTNAKTPTKEYVNQGYPHYLHYNNNLSNTSNLINNNHNTSMEQNSGYDYMQYSKDGYDLPRQDSGYSSQAQIPPARNPYPPFHGQNNSAGYNNSDGFNNQADSLGRRKESTSFEYEHPAPVSMPRFPDGRYSVNPRGPPVGSNDSLGYMEFTVTLKRQETGFGFRIVGGTEEGSQVSIGHIVPGGAADQDRSICTGDEIVGVDGEMVLGASHHRVVQLMSAAATHGRVTLTLRRRTQNPSELHNRSLEMQFPYDIQVTRRENEGFGFVIISSVTKSGSTIGRIIEGSPAERCGRLHVGDRILAVNGVDIKTLHHGHIVNLIKESGYSVTLTIGPPRDDASSTTSNSQRSSQGSMILAQATPVSTPQVSGAPAQTSTQAESDAGDDGEYYSVELQRGTRGFGFSIRGGREFHNMPLFVLRIAENGPAAEDGKLKVGDQLMEINGMSTKDMTHADAIELIKQCGNSVSLMVKRGGKLPQHLDTLNPNALGSPVGPPPPGTNIRSTATLPHPSPGSYPLPPGLPAPPGPPGPPYSSHGGYHPPPNATNSYPPAYLHNGAVRGPQPLHSSPATQYPPPLTPNGPLSQSSPRVMAAENYYWNRVSDHRPI from the exons GGTCCCTGACTCGTGATCTGCGGCAGTACCTGAACACACGTTTCCAAAAGGGTAGCGTGGACCATGAGCTGCAGAACACCATCCGCGACAACGTGTACCTGCGTACTGTTCCAGTGACCACCCGGTCTCCACGACAGGGGGAGGTCAACGGAGTCGACTACACTTTTCTCTCGAAGGAAGAATTTCGTGCCCTGCAGAGATCCGGGAATCTGCTGGAGTCTGGCGTCTTTGAGG GACATGAATATGGGACACCAGTACCATCCCCCATATCATCCGCCCTGCAGCAGCGTCACACTGCAGAGCGCATAACACGGCATAGGTTGCGCTACAGGATGCCATCGGTCACATCACATAACTCCTCTGAAACATTTCCAAGCCCTGTTATGGAACGAAGACGCCTTCCTCCGCTCCTTACTCCCTGGATGGGCATGCGAAGGGGAAGAGCTGCATTGCCCAGTGATGATGCCCCCCCTAGTGAGCCCCAAAGTGAACCAGGGTTAGATCCAGATGCACATACAGAGCCTTTGGATGGCAACAACCTCTTGCGTTCTTTTTCTCTGCCCATGAAACAACCAAGAGCAGGAAAGTATGGCTCAGACAAGATCAAAACTCTTCCAGGAAGATTGTTGAAGGGTGTTCAGCGCCCTTCACTTAGAGAACTAAATCGAACTTTTAGTGCCAATGAAATTAAGGAATACTTTATTAGGAATGGAAGCCAACGCTATCGTATGGGTGAAAATGAATTACGTGGCCAAGCTTACATGTCCAGCAAGCATGAAACATCATTGCCAATTAATCATTCCACAGGTACCTTTACTCGTAGGGCATCTAGTCGTGATAAAAATTCTCCTATGCGTAAAAGTAAAAGCTTAGCATCCTTTTCAGTAGATCCAGATTACAAATCTATGCCAATTAGTTATCTCATAGCTCAGACTCTCCTTACTCAGCCTAAGCAGAAAACCAGGAGAAGAACGCTGTCAGATGAGTCTATAACAGAAGAATCAGACCTTGAGTCTCTCTTTGGTGGCAGTGAAGATGGTGATACTATTGTTGGTAGTGACAGTAATACTGATAGCACATCTGATGACAGTGATACATTATCTATTCACAGTGAAGTCCTTACAAATGTTCACAGAGTTTATGATAGAAAACCACAAGCAACATCTGTAGACCATATTTACTGGATTCCTAATGTAAAAAGTATATCTGCTGATAATCTTTCTCTGCTATCAAATGAGGAGTCAGTAGACCCAGTTGTGGTTCCAAATATTCACAGAGTTTATGATagaaaaccacaaacaacacctgTAGATCATGAGGAGTCAGTAGACCCAGTAGATGCAATCCCTATTTTTCCTAGTAGACAAAATATTGACCAGAACACACCGTCCTTTTACACCACTGTAGTAAGAAGCAATCCTAATCCACCTGCACCAGAAAGCACTTCTACTGAAGTCTGTTTAACATTAGGCAGTTGCTTCCCTGAATTTCATCATGACGTCCTCAGTTATGATGAAGAGGTAAATAACATAATTGGTATTAATCAGGAGGAGACTTTGTCAGACACCAGTGATTCAGCCTTCCTTTCCACACCCCAGGCATTATCAGTGTCTCCAGATGGCACTGCAATGGAGACTGCATCATATACAGATAGTGACATTTCTAGTGTTAATTTGGATGATTTCATGTATGACTCTGGTTTTGAAAAGCAGTCTGATCGGTGTGGGAGTTCATCTTCTGGTAGTGTAAATATTTATAGAGTTAATCATAGCATTCAGGACACAGAAACTAGCAAGtatgttatgatatatgattCTTCAGACATCAAAATCACAAGTGTAGAGAAGCCACCACTACCACCTAGAAGTTCTTCACTAAAAAAGTATTTGGAAATTAACACTGTTAATAAAGAGGAATTATTGGAAAGACAGAATGAGGCTAAAAAAAGGATTACAGAAAATATAGTATCAAAAGAGCACAAAGCtgttgtagaaaaaaatattggacaAAAGAATCCATCTAACCAAAAGTCTGTCTGTGGTCCCTCTGCAATGGATGTTCAGTGTCCTGCCAAAGGAGCAAATGTCAGCCCAGTTACAGATGGATGTTCAACTGAAATGGAATCAGATAGTTTTTCAGCATATGAAAATTCAGGAGAAGATTTGATTGATCATCCAAAAATCAATGGTTTCATAAAACATGGAAGGACTTCACTAAAATCAAGCAGTAAACAGATTCATGAACATCCACAAAATAAATGTGGGCTTATTCCAAAATCTAACCGGGATACTTATATCAGACTTGTAAATAGCCTCGAGAACTTGTATGTTAAGAAGGCTGGAAATAAGAAATGGATCAAGGAGTCTGAGGTGTTAGACTTTACTTTGGATGTAAATTCAAGTTCTGATAAGGTAGATAATCCACAGAGTTCAGATGTGAAAAGTGGGCTTCAACAAAATAACAGTGTGATTGCTTCCAAATATGATGGGAATGAGTTTACCAGAGTTGGGAATAATCCAAATAGTTCAGAAGTTAGAGTTGCTGATAGTAGAAAGGACTCCATCTCATCCTCAACCTCATCTGCTAGGTCAAATGAATATCTTAAACCTATGAATGATCTATCTATGTGTTCAGCATTATCACAGGAGGAAGCcaatagtaatgacaaacaaaaaaattgtaaGTCACTACCAATCAAAACTCCAAGAGTATCAAAATCAAGACATTTTGCAGCTGCCAATAATTTTCCACACATTGATGCCCAAGGAGTTTTGGAATTAAAAGGGGTTGGCAGAGTATATTCTAATATAAAAGAGGATAAAAGTCCAAACTTTAATatcaagggaagaaaaggggcacATTGTGTGCCTGCACCACCACCACAGAGAACTCTTTTCATTAGTAGAAATGCACCCACGAGATTTAGTGTAGTAAAAACACCACATGAGAGACAAAGGCGTGCCATACAGCAACAAGGTAATAGGCTCCGAAATTCCATCAGATCTAGTTTAAAATCAGCAATGGAAAGTAGACTGTCAGATGAAGATAAACGTTCCCCAATTGTTGACAGAAGAGACAGtccagaaaatgaaagaaagtttATTAATAGACTGTTATGGCAAACTGAAAACAGAAATGAATGGTGCAGGTCTCTTGGTGCAGATCATAGATTTTGGTCATCAGGGGAGTCTTGTTACAATGCACAAtcag GTAACCATTACGGTACTCCAAAACCCCCATCATTACCTCCGGACCACCTGTCTCGGGGCCCTGCAGGTGCAGCAGTCTTACCTGGAGCTCACCCAAGCTCAGAAGGTAAACGACGACGCAACCGCTCCAATGTAGAAGCCATGGCTGCCAACACCACCAGCACAGAGCCTCCACCTGACTCACCCAAGCATCCTTATCCGCCGGGAACACATTACAGCCCTCCTGGCATGCACCAGGGGATGGTGGCAGAAGAGGGAGGCATGCAACTACAGCCTCCAGACTCTCCAACATCAGGAGAACTTGGTCCACTTCCTTCCAACTGGGAAAAAGCATATACTGAAAATGGGGAGCCATATTATATAGA TCATGTGGCTGGAACATCTTCCTGGTTGGATCCCAGATTAGCTCGTGTTCAAAAAAGAAATGCAGAAGAATGTGGGGAGGATGAGTTGCCATTTGGGTGGGAGAGAATAGATGATCCTCAGTATGGTACATACTACATTGACCATGTAAACAGAAAAACACAGTATGAAAATCCTGTTGTCATGGCAAAGAAGCAGCCCATGGAGCAAG GAGGTGGAAACAGTCCAGCAGAAGGTGGGAACAACACTTTCCCTCGCCAAAAGAAAACTGCAAATGAGGGCAATAGTGTAGGAGCCCCAAACACATCTGATGGCCCTCAGCCTCCTCCTGGTAGTGGCCCTAAACGTGCAAACAGTGAGTGCGATCTAAAGTCCTCCCACACAG GGCTCATGCTGTACCTGCCCTGTTTACCGTGCTTGGCATCAGAAGGCAAAGACTCTAAGCTGCAGGTGCAAGCGCAGCAAACGTATATTCGGGTTCACAACCGTATGGACAAGaactccctccctcgtcctcgctctctctctcccaatcacaAGCATCCAGATAGTTCTCAGAAACATTCAAACTTAAATTTTCGACAAAATTTAACTATTTCTGGCCCTATGGATCCTATACATATAGCTAGTGGAACACCTCATAAGGCAAACAATCTCTCACAAAGTCCTCAGGTTTCAAAGCCAAACAACTTAGCCATTTCTCCCAATAATTTCTACCCTCCTGACCAAATCAGTTCAGCCAGTAAGCAAAGTAATGCTAGTAGAAACCAAAAACCAACACTAAGTCATGGAATTCGGAATCAAGAGGTGAAGAATCCAACCTTCAATCAAACCATTGTCCCAAATTTTGCCAAGCCCCACTTTCCCAATTACCAAAATCTTGCTCCCAAATCGCTTCGCCTCCGAATACCTCAAGCCTCATCGTCTCCCAAAGGACCAATGCCAATGTTCAGTAGTCCTTACAATAGCCTCAGGTATAACTATAGCACAGGCTCCAGTCCTCTGCAGTACAGCCCGAGCCACAATGTAAGAGGTAGCCCTCCCCAATTCCCTACCCCAGCACCATACCCTCTCACTAGGTTCTTGTCATCACCACTACCAAGCACCCAGGATTTAGCATATCCAGTAATCCATCACCAAAGATCATACTCTAGCTATTACCCATACTCTGTCCTtactccctccgcctcccccctgtACCGTCCATCGGAGGACCCTATAGTATCGGCAGTCAGCTTAAGAAGGAAAG ACCATTCAGGCCAAGGTATAATATTCACCCGTAACCCAGCAGAGCTGCAGGGTGAATTTATCCGCACCAGCTTGGTAAAGTCATCACGAGGGTTGGGCTTCACGATCGTTGGTGGTGATGACAATGAAGAAGAGTTCCTGCAGATCAAAAGTGTAGTCCCAAATGGCCCAGCATGGCAAGATGGAAAATTGCGCACAG GCGATGTTCTGGTCTATGTGGGTGACACCTGTGTTTTAGGTTATACCCATGCTGACGTTGTGAACATGTTCCAAAACATAGACCCAGGTCGCACTGTGTACCTAGAGGTCTGTAGAGGTTATCCTTTGCCTTTTGATCCCAATGACCCAAATACTGAAATTGTAACCACTGTAGCTGTTACGACTGCTG ATGCAAGATCATCGAAGTCTGGCTTTTGTGAAGGCTATGAACGATCGAGAAACAATTCGAGCGAGAGTATGAACACAGCGAAGTCAATGCCAGACTTAAGTAATCCTGAACGTGTTCAAGAAGTACCCCGACCAGGGAGTGCTGATCTGCTTAGTTCTGAAAATTTTGATCACACACCTGATATTTTAGACTTTTATCCATCAGCCTTAAGCAAACCTGAATATCTGACTATACCGATTGTAAAAGGTACTAATGGCTTTGGATTTACCATAGCGGACAGTGCATATggacaaaaagtgaaaaagattcTAGATCGTGTTAGGTGTAAAAACTTGATTGAAGGTGATATTTTAGTTgacataaacaatataaatgtGAAAGGAATGAGTCATACAGAAGTGGTGCAAGTCTTGAAAGACTGTGCACAAGGGCAGGAGGCAGTTATCATGGTGCAAAGAGGTGGGCTTAACTCACCAACAAAGTCTCGAGGGATTCGCAAAGATCAAACTAGCCCTAAGAAATCAGGAGTTGCCAGTGGGCTTTTCAGAAGTAAAACTCCAACAGCAGATATGTACAGTTCACAACCCAAGGAAGTGATTCCAAATAGACCTAAGACTCCCCTTGTAGATACTCGAAATCGACCGAAGACCCCAAATGTCATGAGCAGTGTTGATATCAGCAACACAGTTGATGGGAACAGGCAGCTAGAAGGCAACATGGATTACCGACCCCCCTATACACCTACCTCAGTTCATGCACCATACCCAGGTGCATTCTCTTATACTGGGGGACAGGGAGACTCCCAGTATGACTCTAAGGTCAACACCATGTCTGCACAGATGGGACAAGTCAGCCTGGAGCAGAACAACTACGAAAATTACATTGGAGAAATGAATCGTAATGCTGGCCAGGATAGTCAAGGTGATGGCCAGGTTCCCCCACAGAATAGTTATTATTACCACAATGATTTATATGCTCAGGATGGATACTACCAACAGCAGGCTGACCATTATGAGTATGATATGAAGAGAACAAATGCCAAGACACCTACTAAGGAATACGTTAACCAGGGATATCCTCATTATTTACACTACAACAACAACCTTTCCAATACATCAAAccttataaataataatcataatactagcaTGGAACAAAATTCTGGCTATGATTATATGCAATATTCCAAAGATGGCTACGATCTACCCCGACAAGACTCTGGCTATAGTTCACAGGCTCAGATTCCTCCTGCCAGGAATCCTTACCCACCTTTCCACGGCCAGAACAACTCGGCAGGTTATAATAACTCTGATGGCTTCAACAACCAGGCTGACAGtttaggaagaaggaaagagtccACTAGTTTTGAGTATGAGCATCCAGCACCTGTTAGCATGCCtag ATTCCCTGATGGGCGATACAGTGTGAATCCTCGTGGTCCTCCTGTTGGTTCTAACGACAGTCTAGGGTACATGGAGTTTACTGTAACACTCAAGAGACAAGAGACTGGTTTTGGTTTTAGAATTGTAGGAGGAACTGAAGAGGGGTCTCAG GTATCCATTGGCCACATTGTCCCTGGTGGAGCAGCTGACCAAGATCGTAGCATTTGCACTGGTGATGAGATAGTAGGTGTCGATGGTGAAATGGTGCTGGGAGCAAGTCATCATCGTGTTGTTCAGCTCATGTCTGCCGCTGCCACACATGGACGAGTCACTCTTACTTTAAGACGACGTACACAAAACCCCTCTG aaCTTCATAATAGATCATTGGAAATGCAGTTCCCTTATGATATACAAGTcacaagaagagaaaatgaaggctTTGGCTTTGTGATTATATCGTCAGTCACAAAGTCTGGTTCCACTATAG GTCGCATCATAGAAGGAAGCCCAGCAGAGCGTTGTGGTCGCCTTCATGTTGGAGATCGCATATTAGCTGTCAATGGGGTAGACATCAAGACCCTGCACCATGGCCATATTGTCAACCTGATCAAGGAGTCGGGCTATTCAGTCACACTTACCATCGGCCCCCCCAGGG aTGACGCTTCGAGTACCACGTCCAACTCTCAGCGG AGTTCTCAGGGGTCCATGATACTGGCTCAGGCCACGCCAGTGTCGACCCCACAAGTCTCTGGTGCCCCGGCCCAGACCTCAACCCAG GCTGAGAGTGATGCTGGCGATGATGGCGAGTATTACAGCGTAGAGCTCCAGCGTGGAACCAGAGGATTTGGCTTCAGCATTCGTGGCGGCAGAGAATTCCACAATATGCCTTTGTTTGTTTTGAGGATTGCGGAAAATGGACCAGCAGCAGAAGATGGAAAACTCAAG GTTGGTGATCAGTTGATGGAAATCAATGGCATGTCTACGAAGGATATGACACATGCAGATGCCATTGAACTGATAAAGCAATGTGGAAACAGTGTCTCTCTAATGGTGAAGCGTGGTGGGAAACTCCCTCAGCATTTGG ATACCTTAAATCCCAATGCCTTGGGGTCACCTGTGGGTCCCCCACCCCCTGGGACCAACATCCGCTCCACAGcaactctcccccatccctccccaggTTCATATCCCTTACCACCAGGTCTTCCAGCTCCCCCAGGACCACCAGGACCCCCATACTCCTCCCATGGTGGGTATCATCCCCCTCCCAATGCCACAAACAGCTATCCACCAGCCTATCTTCACAATGGTGCTGTGCGCGGCCCACAGCCTCTACACTCTTCCCCAGCCACTCAGTATCCTCCTCCTCTAACCCCAAATGGACCACTCAGCCAGTCATCACCCAGAGTTATGGCTGCAGAAAATTATTACTGGAACCGTGTATCTGACCACAGACCCATATGA